A window of the Plasmodium vivax chromosome 12, whole genome shotgun sequence genome harbors these coding sequences:
- a CDS encoding hypothetical protein, conserved (encoded by transcript PVX_117800A), with protein sequence MLRGGGLTSKVLKIGKRWLDDKESAFFTTKKKEGTKNALSKCIEINKAILKNESILEIVKIIKKNERNANIINYVTFVHRLMQIICSGKDESNYLKGVTYIHDEIEEKINIIFQYFIDHKKSVKVDSYNKRLFSSFIWSLSKYASLFRGDGTRNVFASTAPQSSLARPCKGEGEWLKRALVLNGQGEHSSGVHSVCLSKGDNSNGMVRSAPLQTTFQQREQNRSDGKTRSCESVRGTPPPCNKFNLLCYYADAYLPSLNPSRYVLVLWSLSKLNKHFKELHERYYERSTNLIPLLKSRELIMLLYSYSHVNYSNLHFYVKVKDFIMSRNAHRQMVRAGEHESVVNMLLSFSRQNVFPQDLLEGTVDQILHSKGFLKSIKSKDLITLLFCLCKCPFLYTPVETPFGALKGREKNIWARKNILLYEWLKREIMNRCWKGRSPCGDTFQTEGKNTREEVPLHMSTYSLENLILIVWSLSLKHIYSAELLLCCFAKLSHYLKNENCVNGSYPMLTNFYLSLLSFLLEDGTVINLYFNKAELNALRVLHNHVGTFENHFGTFKKAINMNGRKHDVEVSGMHKVIYNLVSNLFKGSEKVAVLLEHKNGVNLSVDILLLQRGNTTRRENEHGGVPPRGEFLREEVSSHGEKMNEQAYHSDEGAAKCAGCATGKSYVAIGSPFVITPKRTSLGAHQKCNYHSSAEADNIKSGTYTEETPNVSAPIEKADIPSDEVRSSLLSFIERIKNASDKMDAKELKKIFKEVLTFFGKYFTHMNDQDVVSFFYKFSALFPRLCELRDRGRMVNGGGEDFLRIFSLFHGYTTNTFFQNVNKRKTHHLLDVCWVYFRYMKYFCSLSKEGNSDGPRDRESVAGMATKKRLSGEIKKIVDLFDHVVMNKMINEEMIAKMSSKNMAHLISIFLHLNNSSMIGYLKKSNFHNVHFSVKDILLILSALAKSHFEWKTERSYFCNKFIEHIDTCGVRDLVEFTHLCAELKWSSEPISTHIKDKVNSCVPLQPLAKQPFVERRSNCYGGGAAVSSPSSGQTRQTKFIETFEQDELALFVRNCYRMHCFDRHFFDTLCDSALRRRSSLSVKSLCILLPCFARVYCLHGVDAHFASGRSGGSESLTRSGHTVQLAHPSDHLDADISSCRYDVPASLKKLAKHAEAKVLSSRNPNLFNLAYFMEAITLLKVENKRAYDLCVKEVERKVGMGIQIGGTNGATNGERKRQSWGDTHKEVKLLGKILWCMSYYHKTEFTLARKITNFLLTRRIYQNVSPENFISIFLYYIKSRVYNRRLFHEMGQAITTSITLRDYFVGGEGKQRGGFKLSVITELFGTMAWAYAFTCCYAHQVEDSGTNRGEKYMRQKSETQNDQLFLNKIYSFLLNEIKTLHKYRGVSFLLLARYLWGVAIVNLVNEEVAHFVNTYNWDGVRIREQNDMHLHMIVTFWLRLKYSHHGFHLCEDFLTLKDRIMCQLGKKQKELKNGHHAASEKVSDFHQQVCQVLDKFGVKYENEHMAQELLSIDLAIRDEAAGERIAVEVDGPSHHLVLLDETDPRAKKMYAPCGTTHFKNWLLRKMGWTVINIEAHKWNKLRKEEKDAYVVGKLTSCSESLNNHFAKWVSPN encoded by the exons taacatcatTTTTCAGTATTTTATTGACCATAAGAAAAGCGTTAAGGTTGATAGCTACAACAAAAGgctcttttcctccttcataTGGTCGCTTAGTAAGTATGCCAGTCTGTTCAGAGGTGATGGCACCCGGAACGTCTTTGCGAGTACGGCGCCGCAAAGCAGTTTGGCACGTCCATGTAAGGGTGAAGGGGAGTGGCTGAAAAGGGCTCTTGTCCTAAATGGGCAGGGGGAGCACTCCAGTGGTGTGCACAGTGTGTGCCTATCAAAGGGTGATAATAGCAACGGCATGGTCAGAAGTGCCCCTCTGCAGACAACTTTTCAGCAAAGGGAACAAAACCGAAGCGATGGAAAAACTCGCTCATGCGAATCAGTCAGGGGGACCCCCCCGCCGTGTAATAAGTTCAACCTGTTATGCTATTATGCGGACGCGTATTTGCCATCCTTAAATCCCTCTCGATATGTCCTCGTGCTTTGGTCATTAAGCAAGCTGAATAAGCATTTCAAGGAGCTACACGAACGGTACTACGAGAGGAGCACGAATCTCATACCTCTGCTGAAGAGTAGGGAGCTGATAATGCTGCTGTATAGCTACTCCCATGTAAATTACTCAAACCTacatttttacgtaaaaGTGAAAGACTTTATTATGAGCAGAAATGCACATAGGCAAATGGTCCGTGCGGGGGAACACGAATCGGTGGTCAACATGCTTCTCTCATTTTCGAGGCAAAATGTATTTCCCCAAGATTTGCTCGAAGGTACGGTAGACCAGATTTTACATTCGAAgggttttttaaaatctatAAAAAGTAAGGATCTGATAACCCTCCTCTTTTGCCTTTGCAAATGTCCCTTTTTATACACACCAGTGGAAACCCCCTTTGGGGCGCTAAAaggaagggagaaaaatatatgggcgagaaaaaatatccttTTGTATGAATGgctaaaaagggaaattatGAATAGGTGCTGGAAAGGGAGGAGCCCATGCGGGGATACATTTCAGacggagggaaaaaatacccGCGAGGAGGTACCCCTACACATGAGCACCTACTCTTTGGAAAACTTGATTCTAATCGTATGGTCGCTCAGTCTTAAGCATATATACTCAGCAGAACTGCTCCTTTGCTGCTTTGCCAAGTTATCccattatttgaaaaatgagaacTGCGTGAATGGGTCATATCCCATGTTGacgaatttttatttatcccTTTTGTCCTTCTTGCTGGAAGATGGGACGGTCattaatttgtattttaacAAAGCAGAATTAAATGCCCTGCGTGTTCTGCACAACCATGTGGGCACCTTTGAGAACCATTTTGGGACATTCAAAAAGGCGATAAACATGAATGGAAGGAAACATGACGTGGAGGTCTCCGGCATGCATAAGGTTATATACAATTTGGTCTCCAACCTTTTTAAGGGATCCGAAAAGGTAGCCGTCTTGTTGGAACATAAAAACGGGGTGAATTTGTCTGTGGATATTTTGCTCCTTCAAAGGGGGAACACTACAAGGAGGGAGAACGAACACGGTGGGGTGCCTCCACGTGGTGAATTCTTACGTGAGGAGGTATCATCCCATGGAGAGAAGATGAATGAACAGGCTTATCACAGCGATGAGGGAGCGGCGAAATGTGCAGGGTGTGCAACGGGGAAGAGCTACGTGGCTATTGGCTCCCCGTTTGTAATAACCCCAAAACGCACATCACTAGGGGCGCATCAAAAGTGTAACTACCACAGCAGCGCCGAAGCGGATAACATAAAAAGTGGAACTTACACCGAAGAGACTCCCAACGTGAGTGCACCGATTGAGAAGGCAGATATCCCCAGCGATGAGGTAAGAAGTAGCTTGCTCAGCTTCAtcgaaaggataaaaaatgcgagtgacaaaatggacgccaaggaattgaaaaaaatattcaaagaGGTGCTAACCTTCTTTGGGAAGTACTTTACCCATATGAACGATCAAGATGTTgtcagttttttttacaaattttctGCCCTTTTTCCGAGACTATGCGAGTTGAGAGACCGTGGCAGGATGGTCAATGGTGGGGGAGAAGACTTTTTAAGaattttctccctcttccaTGGATATACCACGAAtaccttttttcaaaatgtgaaCAAAAGGAAGACGCATCACCTCCTTGACGTGTGCTGGGTCTACTTCCGAtacatgaaatatttttgctctttATCGAAGGAAGGAAATTCAGATGGGCCTAGAGACAGAGAAAGCGTAGCAGGAATGGCCACTAAAAAAAGGCTATccggggaaataaaaaaaattgtagacCTATTCGATCATGTTgtaatgaacaaaatgataaatgaagaaatgaTAGCAAAAATGTCGTCCAAAAATATGGCCCACCtgatttccatttttttgcaccttAACAATTCGAGCATGATaggatatttaaaaaagagtaaTTTTCACAATGTTCATTTTAGTGTGAAAGATATTCTCCTAATTTTGAGTGCTTTAGCCAAgtcccattttgaatggaAAACTGAAAGAAGCTATTTTTGCAACAAATTTATTGAGCATATAGACACCTGTGGGGTGCGGGACTTAGTAGAATTTACCCATCTGTGCGCGGAGTTAAAATGGAGCAGTGAGCCTATCAGTACGCATATTAAAGATAAAGTTAACTCGTGTGTTCCCCTCCAACCGCTTGCAAAGCAGCCATTTGTGGAGCGAAGAAGCAACTGCTatgggggaggggcagccgtttcttctccctcctccggGCAGACAAGGCAGACAAAATTCATTGAGACCTTCGAACAGGATGAGCTAGCCCTTTTCGTGAGGAACTGCTACCGAATGCACTGCTTCGATCGACATTTTTTTGACACACTGTGCGACTCGGCGCTGAGGAGGCGCAGCTCGCTGAGTGTGAAAAGTCTGTGTATTTTGCTGCCCTGCTTCGCGCGCGTTTATTGCCTGCACGGGGTGGACGCGCATTTCGCTAGCGGAAGGAGTGGGGGAAGCGAGTCCCTCACCAGAAGTGGGCACACCGTTCAGTTGGCCCATCCCAGCGACCATCTCGATGCAGACATATCCTCCTGCAGGTACGACGTGCCCGCGTCTTTAAAGAAGCTCGCCAAGCACGCGGAGGCGAAAGTGCTCTCGAGCAGGAACCCCAATTTGTTCAACCTGGCCTATTTTATGGAGGCAATTACGCTGCTCAAAgttgaaaataaaagggcGTATGATTTATGCGTGAAGGAGGTAGAGAGGAAGGTAGGAATGGGCATACAAATCGGAGGCACAAACGGAGCCACAAATGGAGAGAGGAAAAGACAAAGCTGGGGAGATACACATAAGGAGGTAAAACTGCTGGGGAAAATTTTATGGTGCATGTCGTATTACCATAAAACGGAATTTACCTTGGCAAGGAAAATTACTAACTTTCTGCTAACGAGGAGGATATACCAAAATGTATCCCccgaaaattttatttccatttttttgtactacATAAAATCGAGGGTATACAACAGAAGGTTGTTCCATGAAATGGGTCAAGCAATCACAACGAGCATAACTCTGCGCGATTATTTTGTTGGCGGGGAGGGCAAACAAAGGGGAGGCTTCAAATTAAGCGTCATCACCGAACTGTTTGGAACGATGGCATGGGCGTACGCATTTACCTGTTGTTATGCACACCAGGTGGAAGATAGTGGCACCAataggggggaaaaatatatgaggcaaaaaagtgaaacacAAAATGATCAACtctttttaaacaaaatatacTCCTTCCTGCTAAACGAAATTAAAACTCTCCACAAGTATAGGggagtttcttttttactcttAGCAAGATATTTATGGGGCGTTGCAATTGTGAATTTAGTAAATGAAGAAGTAGCCCATTTTGTTAACACCTACAATTGGGACGGTGTACGAATTAGGGAGCAAAATGATATGCACCTACACATGATTGTTACCTTCTGGTTAAGATTAAAATATTCCCATCATGGCTTTCACCTTTGCGAGGACTTCCTCACCTTGAAGGATCGTATCATGTGCCAACTtgggaaaaagcaaaaagagtTAAAAAATGGCCACCATGCTGCTAGCGAGAAGGTGTCAGACTTCCACCAGCAGGTGTGCCAAGTGTTAGACAAATTTGGAGTGAAATACGAAAATGAGCACATGGCGCAGGAACTTTTGTCCATCGACTTGGCCATAAGGGATGAAGCGGCGGGGGAAAGGATTGCCGTTGAGGTGGACGGCCCATCCCACCATTTGGTGCTTCTGGACGAGACCGACCCGAGGGCTAAGAA GATGTATGCCCCATGTGGAACCacccattttaaaaactggCTGTTGAGGAAGATGGGCTGGACGGTCATCAATATCGAAGCGCATAAGTGGAATAAACTCAGGAAAGAAGAGAAGGACGCCTACGTGGTGGGCAAACTGACAAGTTGCAGTGAGAGCCTTAACAACCACTTTGCGAAGTGGGTCTCACCGAATTGA
- a CDS encoding pyridine nucleotide transhydrogenase, putative (encoded by transcript PVX_117805A): protein MSATLKVIIILLVALATKYASCKSNLRNQLASPHGPAQDSSSFFQIKLPEISMPPISSNIGNYKEYDGGRSGGGWDSSKVELSPYSFVPSLLNAVYLFSALCFILCLTGLNNHKTSKRGNVLGFIGIVAAIVVTFSQVGFGFRYELFFIIVIPAISIGLFIAHHVSMVHMPQLVALFHSFVGLAALFVGFSKYHSEYFESYEMSTIHLVELYLGTFIGAITFIGSLVAAGKLSGTLDSKSLNLKIKKIINLVCIIIIIIVGYYFVQVKSIYLKTFCLYASFLVDSFLGFHLVASIGAADMPVVISALNSYSGFATAISGFLLHNNLLIISGSLIGSSGAILSYIMCIGMNRDIFNIILGGWDDYDELGGGSVQQAKANKRVNSTTHKYVAENLINARNVVIVPGYGTAVSKCQRELAEICIILKSRNVQVNFAIHPVAGRMPGHLNVLLAEANVPYNIVKEMNEVNSSIDKADIVLVVGANDIVNPSSLDPSSKIYGMPVIEVWKSKQVIILKRSLNTGYSAIDNPLFYFANSYMLFGDAKHSTNQILTVLSDYTSHKYPDVPLSDEHLDEKAEVRSLCFLSEGSSPGSRDDLGALAEQYPKARRVIGLVKDDRGGASKGDPINRDAQNDDAKGGSTTGAEAESAATRSADVNLSIVPLTPKFVPKLKKMGFRILVEKEIGTNIMIEDEEYVNYGAEITSKEEVLRQSNIILKVDPPSEKFIEEVPNNTILISYLWPSINKELLQTAVQNKEKNNITYMAIDEVPRSTRAQKIDFRSSMSNLQGYRAVIEAFFMLPKFSKSSTTAAGKINPAKVFVIGAGVAGLQAIITAKSMGSIVYSHDSKASIEEEVKSCGGIFIKIPSSKYGDKNEAAKDEEKTSEDFLNIQSKIFKRVISKCDILICSASVPGKTSPKLVTTEMIKLMKRGSVAVDLSTEFGDKQNNWGGNIECSQSNRNIIINGVHILGRDKIERNMPLQASDLFSMNMINLLEEMGGGLQFTVDTNNDIVKSLVVVKEGKVLYSPERSVDQLVKSESVFLTDQREDNQLVSKKTIKYPTGTRITEKFIESDPFFYTSLICALMVTLLTGTIFSQSDLHHLFLFTLSIIVGYFCVWSVTPSLHTPLMSVTNALSGVIIIGSMIEYGSGFKSLSSVLSMIATFLSAVNLSGGFYVTKRMLDMFIK from the exons ATGAGCGCAACGTTGAAGGTAATTATCATCCTGCTGGTCGCGCTGGCGACGAAGTATGCGAGCTGCAAATCGAACCTAAGGAACCAGTTGGCGAGCCCGCACGGACCGGCCCAAGACAGCAGTAGctttttccaaataaaaCTGCCCGAAATTAGTATGCCCCCGATTTCGAGCAACATTGGAAATTATAAAGAGTATgatggaggaagaagtggaggcGGATGGGACAGTAGCAAAGTGGAGTTATCACCTTATTCGTTCGTTCCGTCGTTATTAAATGcggtttatttattttctgcCCTATGTTTCATCCTATGTTTGACTGGCTTGAATAACCACAAGActtccaaaagggggaatgtACTAGGGTTTATAGGAATAGTAGCAGCAATAGTGGTGACCTTTAGCCAAGTAGGGTTTGGGTTCagatatgaattatttttcatcataGTAATACCAGCCATCAGTATAGGATTATTTATTGCCCACCATGTGAGCATGGTGCATATGCCTCAGCTGGTTGCGCTATTTCATAGTTTCGTCGGATTGGCAGCATTATTTGTTGGCTTTTCTAAATACCATTCGGAATATTTTGAGAGTTACGAAATGAGCACCATACATTTGGTTGAACTATATTTGGGAACCTTCATCGGTGCAATAACTTTTATCGGGTCGCTAGTAGCAGCGGGGAAGTTAAGTGGCACTCTAGACAGTAAATctttaaatttgaaaataaaaaaaattataaatctggtttgtattataattatcatcaTTGTTGGGTATTACtttgttcaggtgaaatCGATTTATTTGAAAACGTTCTGCCTTTACGCTTCTTTCCTGGTGGATTCATTTCTCGGCTTCCACTTAGTTGCATCAATCGGTGCAGCAGATATGCCTGTGGTCATCAGTGCACTGAATTCTTACTCTGGCTTCGCTACAGCCATCAGTGGATTTCTCCTCCATAACAATTTGTTAATCATATCTGGATCGCTTATCGGTTCTTCAGGAGCTATTTTATCGTACATTATGTGCATAGGAATGAACAGAGACATTTTCAATATTATCCTAGGCGGGTGGGATGACTATGATGAGTTAGGTGGAGGGTCGGTGCAGCAGGCAAAGGCAAATAAACGGGTGAACTCCACAACCCATAAGTACGTTGCAGAAAATTTAATCAACGCAAGAAATGTTGTCATCGTTCCAGGGTATGGGACAGCTGTTAGCAAATGTCAGAGAGAGCTAGCTGAAATTTGCATCATACTGAAATCGAGAAATGTGCAGGTAAATTTTGCCATCCACCCTGTTGCAGGAAGAATGCCAGGACATTTAAACGTCCTTCTAGCTGAGGCAAATGTTCCCTACAATATTGTCAAAGAAATGAATGAAGTTAACTCATCCATCGATAAGGCTGACATCGTTTTGGTAGTGGGGGCTAACGACATTGTGAATCCTTCCTCCCTAGACCCCTCCAGCAAGATTTACGGAATGCCAGTCATCGAGGTGTGGAAAAGCAAGCAagtgattattttaaaaaggagtcTAAACACAGGGTACTCGGCTATAGACAATCCGCTCTTCTACTTTGCCAACAGTTATATGCTTTTCGGCGATGCGAAACATTCCACCAATCAAATTTTAACCGTTCTGAGTGACTACACTAGTCATAAATACCCAGATGTGCCCCTGTCGGATGAGCACCTTGATGAGAAGGCTGAAGTGCGCTCTTTGTGCTTCCTCTCGGAGGGCTCCTCCCCTGGCAGCAGAGACGATTTGGGGGCGCTCGCGGAGCAGTACCCCAAGGCGCGGCGGGTCATCGGGTTGGTGAAGGACGACAGGGGGGGGGCCAGCAAAGGTGACCCAATAAATAGAGACGCGCAAAATGATGacgcgaaagggggaagcaccacAGGCGCGGAAGCTGAGTCGGCCGCCACCCGAAGCGCAGATGTCAACCTGTCCATAGTGCCCCTGACCCCCAAGTTTGTCCcaaagctaaaaaaaatgggcttCCGAATATTGGTGGAGAAAGAAATAGGCACGAACATCATGATAGAAGACGAGGAATACGTTAACTACGGAGCTGAAATTACATCCAAGGAGGAAGTCCTCAGGCAGAGCAATATCATACTGAAGGTGGACCCACCAAGCGAGAAGTTCATAGAGGAAGTACCAAATAATACGATTCTAATTAGTTACCTATGGCCGAGCATCAATAAAGAGCTTCTTCAAACCGCTGTGCagaataaagaaaagaataatatcACCTATATGGCAATTGACGAAGTGCCTAGATCCACACGGGCTCAAAAAATAGACTTCAGAAGCTCCATGAGTAACTTACAAGGGTATAGAGCCGTTATAGAAGCTTTTTTCATGCTGCCAAAGTTTAGTAAATCGTCTACGACAGCTGCTGGGAAAATTAACCCCGCGAAAGTTTTCGTCATAGGGGCAGGGGTGGCAGGGTTGCAAGCCATTATAACCGCGAAGAGCATGGGTTCTATTGTATACTCACATGATTCGAAAGCGTCCATCGAGGAGGAAGTGAAGAGCTGCGGTGgcatattcataaaaataccATCATCAAAATATGGAGATAAGAACGAAGCAGCtaaagatgaagaaaaaacgagcgaagattttttaaatatacaaaGTAAGATTTTCAAAAGGGTCATCAGCAAATGCGACATTTTAATCTGCTCTGCATCTGTGCCTGGAAAAACGTCCCCCAAATTGGTAACCACAGAAATGATTAAGCTGATGAAGAGGGGAAGTGTGGCCGTGGATTTGTCCACAGAATTTGGAGATAAGCAAAATAACTGGGGAGGAAATATCGAGTGCTCACAATCAAATAGAAACATCATCATCAATGGAGTTCACATCTTAGGAAGAGATAAAATCGAAAGGAATATGCCACTGCAAGCGTCTGACTTGTTCTCCATGAATATGATAAATCTGCTCGAAGAAATGGGAGGAGGGTTACAATTCACAGTCGATACGAATAATGACATCGTGAAATCACTCGTCGTTGTGAAGGAGGGAAAAGTTTTGTACTCACCTGAAAGATCAGTCGACCAATTGGTCAAAAGCGAAAGTGTGTTCTTGACAGACCAAAGGGAAGACAATCAACTTGTCTCCAAAAAAACGATTAAATACCCGACGGGGACACGCATAACTGAGAAGTTTATCGAGTCAGATCCGTTCTTCTACACTTCCCTAATTTGCGCACTTATGGTTACCCTGCTGACTGgcaccattttttcccaGTCAGATTTAcaccatttgtttttatttactctGTCCATCATCGTTGGCTACTTCTGCGTGTGGTCCGTCACGCCCTCGCTCCACACCCCGCTGATGTCCGTCACGAACGCG CTCTCCGGAGTTATAATAATCGGAAGCATGATTGAGTACGGCAGTGGCTTCAAAAGCCTGAGTTCTGTCTTGTCGATGATAGCCACCTTCTTGTCCGCTGTGAATCTTTCGG GCGGATTCTACGTCACCAAGAGGATGCTGGACATGTTTATCAAATAG